In Cicer arietinum cultivar CDC Frontier isolate Library 1 chromosome 7, Cicar.CDCFrontier_v2.0, whole genome shotgun sequence, a single window of DNA contains:
- the LOC140921102 gene encoding uncharacterized protein isoform X1, giving the protein MVRFRLRALSVIAIAFLILFQDRLSTPVCNNPVFQFVQEPHDLKVIFVADLLLSGSESTYFNRFFRDHYMSKFFRKSFETLKPDLLIVLGDVSAKGSKLTKSRWLSVLRQFYKMLGPFVDLPFHAILGDRDIGECSDLDVNKLNWIARKLPGLDPSGCGAFEIGNVSFVSLNAVALLCDNSSLRFDVEKVIERESLELRRETKPATKTLNHSTYSRDSNFNFFWRESAVLSGSGPVLLLHLPLDQTRNKHYGGNDDFERSSSSFVEWSNEVTRNRELFGTGLYNILHTLPRNASEYILQALRPRIIFSAHRYTLSDHVHFDKTREISVPAMSWNARDDPGFVIATFQKTGRAVSISYCSLARESHIIVVYVSIVVLFCLACLRG; this is encoded by the exons ATGGTTCGATTTAGATTGAGAGCCTTATCTGTCATCGCAATCGCTTTTCTTATTCTATTCCAAGATAGACTCTCAACGCCCGTTTGCAATAATCCCGTTTTTCAATTCGTTCAGGAACCTCATGACTTGAAAGTCATCTTTGTCGCTGACCTTCTTCTCTCTGGTTCTGAATCTACTTACTTTAACCGCTTCTTCAGAGATCATTACATGTCCAAATTCTTTCGG AAATCTTTTGAAACTTTGAAGCCTGATTTGCTTATTGTCTTGGGAGATGTTTCTGCAAAAGGTTCAAAGTTAACAAAAAGCAGATGGTTATCGGTACTCCGTCAGTTTTACAAAATGTTGGGGCCTTTCGTTGATCTTCCATTCCATGCAATTCTTGGTGATAGGGATATTGGAGAATGCAGTGATCTTGATGTGAATAAACTCAATTGGATCGCTCGTAAGTTACCAGGATTGGATCCTTCTGGCTGTGGTGCTTTTGAGATTGGTAATGTCAGTTTTGTTTCGCTGAATGCAGTGGCCTTACTTTGTGACAACAGTAGTTTACGTTTTGATGTTGAAAAAGTAATAGAGAGGGAAAGTTTAGAGCTTCGCAGGGAAACAAAGCCGGCAACAAAAACATTGAATCATTCCACCTACTCTAGAGACTCAAACTTTAACTTCTTCTGGAGGGAGAGTGCTGTGTTATCTGGATCAGGTCCTGTTCTTCTGCTGCACTTACCTTTGGACCAAACAAGAAACAAGCACTATGGTGGCAATGATGATTTTGAAAGATCTTCTAGCTCTTTCGTAGAATGGTCAAATGAGGTGACGAGAAACAG GGAGCTATTTGGGACTGGCCTGTATAATATACTTCATACTCTCCCACGGAATGCTTCTGAGTACATTTTACAAGCTCTGAGGCCAAG GATTATCTTTAGTGCTCACAGGTACACACTTTCTGATCACGTCCATTTCGACAAAACTCGAGAGATTAGTGTCCCAGCAATGTCATGGAATGCAAGAGATGACCCTGGATTTGTAATTGCTACTTTCCAAAAGACAGGAAGAGCTGTGAGCATCAGCTATTGTTCTCTAGCCAGGGAATCTCATATTATTGTAGTTTATGTCTCTATAgtagttttattttgtttggctTGTTTAAGAGGATGA
- the LOC140921102 gene encoding uncharacterized protein isoform X2, translated as MEPHDLKVIFVADLLLSGSESTYFNRFFRDHYMSKFFRKSFETLKPDLLIVLGDVSAKGSKLTKSRWLSVLRQFYKMLGPFVDLPFHAILGDRDIGECSDLDVNKLNWIARKLPGLDPSGCGAFEIGNVSFVSLNAVALLCDNSSLRFDVEKVIERESLELRRETKPATKTLNHSTYSRDSNFNFFWRESAVLSGSGPVLLLHLPLDQTRNKHYGGNDDFERSSSSFVEWSNEVTRNRELFGTGLYNILHTLPRNASEYILQALRPRIIFSAHRYTLSDHVHFDKTREISVPAMSWNARDDPGFVIATFQKTGRAVSISYCSLARESHIIVVYVSIVVLFCLACLRG; from the exons ATG GAACCTCATGACTTGAAAGTCATCTTTGTCGCTGACCTTCTTCTCTCTGGTTCTGAATCTACTTACTTTAACCGCTTCTTCAGAGATCATTACATGTCCAAATTCTTTCGG AAATCTTTTGAAACTTTGAAGCCTGATTTGCTTATTGTCTTGGGAGATGTTTCTGCAAAAGGTTCAAAGTTAACAAAAAGCAGATGGTTATCGGTACTCCGTCAGTTTTACAAAATGTTGGGGCCTTTCGTTGATCTTCCATTCCATGCAATTCTTGGTGATAGGGATATTGGAGAATGCAGTGATCTTGATGTGAATAAACTCAATTGGATCGCTCGTAAGTTACCAGGATTGGATCCTTCTGGCTGTGGTGCTTTTGAGATTGGTAATGTCAGTTTTGTTTCGCTGAATGCAGTGGCCTTACTTTGTGACAACAGTAGTTTACGTTTTGATGTTGAAAAAGTAATAGAGAGGGAAAGTTTAGAGCTTCGCAGGGAAACAAAGCCGGCAACAAAAACATTGAATCATTCCACCTACTCTAGAGACTCAAACTTTAACTTCTTCTGGAGGGAGAGTGCTGTGTTATCTGGATCAGGTCCTGTTCTTCTGCTGCACTTACCTTTGGACCAAACAAGAAACAAGCACTATGGTGGCAATGATGATTTTGAAAGATCTTCTAGCTCTTTCGTAGAATGGTCAAATGAGGTGACGAGAAACAG GGAGCTATTTGGGACTGGCCTGTATAATATACTTCATACTCTCCCACGGAATGCTTCTGAGTACATTTTACAAGCTCTGAGGCCAAG GATTATCTTTAGTGCTCACAGGTACACACTTTCTGATCACGTCCATTTCGACAAAACTCGAGAGATTAGTGTCCCAGCAATGTCATGGAATGCAAGAGATGACCCTGGATTTGTAATTGCTACTTTCCAAAAGACAGGAAGAGCTGTGAGCATCAGCTATTGTTCTCTAGCCAGGGAATCTCATATTATTGTAGTTTATGTCTCTATAgtagttttattttgtttggctTGTTTAAGAGGATGA